One window of the bacterium genome contains the following:
- a CDS encoding peptidylprolyl isomerase, which yields MRPLWIAALFVTAGALGVALVGCGENGPTPSLAGLTKIEPAETEGNDDFAWPNDPSHPVLELQIETPEQEGTVLIELMPELAPATVVNVIDLANEGYYDGTTFHRVIPGFMIQGGDPKSRDRDPTNDGTGGGENPLPDEFSAAPYLRGVVGMGNRGRADSTSAQFFIMHADNRNLDGRYNTIGRVLDGMELVDDITRVAIDRSGRWGPKDRPIENVTITSVRPVGQVAAVRSAMELEQGAGEIALVETVGEVDGTTAESARASESSAPPAAPAADAAGQ from the coding sequence TTGCGACCCCTCTGGATCGCAGCCCTCTTCGTGACGGCCGGCGCACTCGGGGTGGCCCTCGTCGGCTGCGGCGAGAACGGCCCGACGCCCTCCCTCGCCGGCCTGACGAAGATCGAGCCCGCGGAGACCGAGGGCAACGACGACTTCGCCTGGCCGAACGATCCGAGCCACCCGGTGCTCGAGCTCCAGATCGAGACGCCGGAGCAGGAGGGCACGGTCCTGATCGAGCTCATGCCCGAGCTCGCCCCTGCGACCGTCGTCAACGTGATCGACCTCGCGAACGAGGGCTACTACGACGGCACGACCTTCCACCGCGTGATCCCCGGCTTCATGATCCAGGGCGGCGACCCCAAGAGCCGCGACCGCGATCCGACCAACGACGGAACCGGCGGCGGCGAGAACCCGCTGCCCGACGAGTTCTCCGCCGCGCCCTACCTGCGCGGCGTCGTCGGAATGGGCAACCGCGGCCGCGCGGACTCGACGAGCGCCCAGTTCTTCATCATGCACGCCGACAACCGCAACCTCGACGGCCGCTACAACACGATCGGCCGCGTCCTCGACGGCATGGAGCTCGTCGACGACATCACCCGCGTCGCGATCGATCGCTCCGGCCGATGGGGCCCCAAGGACCGCCCGATCGAGAACGTCACGATCACGAGCGTCCGGCCCGTGGGCCAGGTCGCGGCAGTTCGGAGTGCGATGGAGCTCGAGCAAGGCGCGGGCGAGATCGCGTTGGTCGAAACGGTCGGCGAGGTGGACGGGACGACGGCGGAGAGCGCCCGTGCGAGTGAGTCCTCGGCACCGCCGGCGGCGCCCGCGGCGGACGCGGCGGGGCAGTAG
- the ggt gene encoding gamma-glutamyltransferase yields the protein MQHPVARAVAVLLLFLLLLFLPASSAIAAAGAPAVGTGGMVVSTHRAAAAAGARILEEGGNAIDAAVATAFAVGVVQPFSAGVGGGAFALVRLEDGTIRALDARETAPAKATPTMYTDPGVPERASVLGPLAVATPSFVPGMVELLEKHGTMSLRQVLAPAIELARGGIEIGRYHARMAGFMRRRFTEDAFSETWRIQFAPFDPATMQGEVLKQEDLARSLELLAMRGERVFRDGEVGQAIVAEVQRRGGILTLDDLRNFEPKWREPVLGDYRGHRIASFPPPSSGGAVLVQALNVLEGFDLSAHRSRDASAIHLVTEAMKLAFADRAAYMGDSDFVDVPIARLVSKDYANAQRARIDAKQATRIEAPGAIPEDAGTTHLSVTDAAGRAVALTMTINTPFGSGITAKGTGVVLNNEMDDFAIATGTPNSYGLIDTRGANLPAAGKRPLSSMTPTIIDKDGRLFMVSGSPGGPRIISTTLLTILNVIDWGMDPRAAAAAPRYHHQWDPDKLRVEPETPAEVISSLEARGHIVELSPRHWSAAEVIVVDPGTGRHLGGSDPRTDGGAIGVTESADRK from the coding sequence GTGCAACATCCCGTCGCGCGGGCGGTCGCCGTCCTGCTCCTCTTCCTTCTTCTTCTCTTCCTCCCTGCCTCGTCGGCCATCGCTGCAGCCGGTGCGCCCGCCGTGGGCACCGGCGGGATGGTCGTCTCGACCCATCGCGCCGCCGCCGCGGCCGGGGCGAGGATCCTCGAAGAGGGCGGCAATGCGATCGATGCGGCGGTCGCGACGGCCTTCGCGGTCGGCGTCGTGCAGCCCTTCTCCGCCGGCGTCGGGGGCGGCGCGTTCGCCCTCGTGCGGCTCGAGGACGGGACGATCCGTGCGCTCGATGCGCGCGAGACGGCGCCGGCCAAAGCCACGCCGACCATGTACACCGACCCGGGCGTGCCCGAGCGGGCCTCGGTCCTCGGACCCCTCGCCGTCGCGACGCCCTCGTTCGTGCCGGGGATGGTCGAGCTGCTCGAGAAGCACGGCACGATGTCGCTTCGCCAGGTCCTGGCGCCCGCGATCGAGCTCGCCCGCGGCGGGATCGAGATCGGCCGATACCACGCGCGCATGGCCGGGTTCATGCGGCGGCGCTTCACCGAGGACGCCTTCTCCGAGACCTGGCGGATCCAGTTCGCGCCCTTCGATCCGGCGACCATGCAGGGCGAGGTCCTGAAGCAGGAAGACCTGGCACGGAGTCTCGAGCTCCTGGCGATGCGGGGCGAGCGGGTGTTCCGGGATGGTGAGGTCGGGCAGGCGATCGTCGCCGAGGTCCAGCGCCGCGGCGGCATCCTGACCCTCGACGACCTGCGCAACTTCGAACCGAAGTGGCGGGAGCCCGTACTCGGCGACTACCGGGGCCATCGCATCGCGAGCTTCCCGCCGCCGTCCTCCGGCGGCGCCGTCCTCGTGCAGGCACTCAACGTACTCGAAGGGTTCGACCTCTCGGCCCATCGTTCCCGCGATGCCTCGGCCATCCATCTCGTGACCGAGGCGATGAAGCTCGCCTTCGCGGATCGCGCCGCGTACATGGGCGACTCGGACTTCGTCGACGTCCCGATCGCCCGACTCGTGTCCAAGGACTACGCGAATGCCCAACGCGCGCGCATCGACGCGAAGCAGGCGACGCGGATCGAGGCGCCGGGTGCGATCCCCGAAGACGCGGGGACGACGCATCTCTCGGTGACCGACGCGGCGGGCCGCGCGGTCGCGCTCACCATGACGATCAACACGCCCTTCGGCTCCGGGATCACGGCGAAGGGGACGGGTGTCGTCCTCAACAACGAGATGGACGACTTCGCGATCGCGACCGGGACGCCCAACAGCTACGGCCTGATCGACACGCGCGGTGCGAACCTGCCCGCGGCGGGCAAGCGGCCGCTGTCGAGCATGACGCCGACCATCATCGACAAGGACGGTCGGCTCTTCATGGTCTCGGGCAGCCCCGGCGGCCCTCGCATCATCTCGACGACGCTGCTCACGATCCTCAACGTGATCGACTGGGGCATGGATCCGCGTGCCGCCGCCGCGGCCCCCCGCTACCACCACCAATGGGATCCGGACAAGCTCCGGGTCGAGCCGGAGACGCCGGCTGAGGTGATCTCCTCCCTCGAAGCGAGAGGGCACATCGTCGAGCTGAGTCCGCGCCATTGGTCCGCGGCCGAGGTCATCGTCGTCGATCCCGGGACCGGCCGGCACCTGGGCGGGAGCGATCCGAGGACGGATGGGGGCGCGATCGGTGTAACCGAGTCTGCGGATCGGAAATGA